The following proteins are encoded in a genomic region of Populus trichocarpa isolate Nisqually-1 chromosome 13, P.trichocarpa_v4.1, whole genome shotgun sequence:
- the LOC18104568 gene encoding serine carboxypeptidase-like 7 isoform X4, translating to MARRCLPFLLLLQVWLQLASAHSIVKFLPGFQGPLPFHLETGYVGVDEAEDVQLFYYFIKSQRNPKDDPLLLWLTGGPGCSAFSGLAFEIGPIRFEEKECNGSLPTLVFNPYSWTQVSSIIFLDLPVSTGFSYARTPLALQRSDFKQVSQAEQFLRKWLMDHQELLSNPVYISGDSYSGIIVPAVVQKISNGNNDGTKPLINLKGYTLGNPFTDPTFDLNSRIPFSHGMGLISDELYESLKKSCGGEYQSIDPKNSECLENLEARDKCISEIEESHILERKCPSVTPRLIDMFGKRRNLRENSQEFLHFKPDLPTIGCRTYGHLLATYWANDDNVRKALHVREGSIGEWQRCNYKSPYTHEIKSSVKNHIDLGIEGYRRLIYSGDHDMEVPFLGTQAWIRSLNYSIVDDWHPWHFQGQVAGYTRTYSSQLTFATVKGGGHTAPGYRPAECFAMFKRWIVQEPL from the exons ATGGCCAGACGatgccttccttttcttttgttattgcAGGTTTGGTTACAGCTTGCTTCAGCCCACTCCATTGTTAAGTTTCTTCCTGGGTTTCAGGGGCCCCTTCCCTTCCACCTTGAAACAGG GTATGTTGGAGTGGATGAAGCGGAGGATGTGCAGCTCTTCTACTACTTCATCAAGTCCCAGAGGAATCCTAAAGACGACCCTCTCTTGCTTTGGCTAACTGGTGGCCCTGGCTGCTCTGCCTTCTCTGGTCTTGCTTTTGAAATCG GTCCAATAAGATTTGAGGAAAAGGAATGCAATGGGAGCTTACCTACATTGGTTTTCAATCCATACTCATGGACACAG GTCTCCAGCATAATATTCTTAGATTTGCCTGTTAGCACTGGATTCTCCTATGCAAGAACCCCACTTGCTCTTCAGAGAAGCGACTTCAAACAAGTTTCGCAAGCTGAGCAATTTCTTCGAAAG TGGCTAATGGATCACCAAGAACTCCTCTCAAATCCAGTTTACATTTCTGGTGACTCCTACTCAGGCATCATCGTTCCAgctgttgttcaaaagattTCTAATG GGAACAATGATGGTACCAAACCACTAATAAATCTCAAG GGATACACACTTGGGAACCCTTTTACTGATCCTACTTTTGATTTGAACTCAAGGATTCCATTTTCTCATGGAATGGGACTTATTTCTGATGAACTCTATGAG TCACTGAAGAAAAGTTGCGGAGGAGAATATCAATCGATCGACCCAAAAAATTCAGAGTGTTTGGAAAATCTAGAGGCTCGTGACAAG TGCATTTCAGAAATTGAAGAGTCCCATATTTTGGAACGCAAGTGTCCTAGTGTTACCCCACGTCTGATAGATATGTTCGGCAAAAGAAGAAATCTCCGTGAGAACTCTCAAGAATTCCTCCATTTCAAACCTGATCTTCCTACCATCGGATGTCGT ACTTATGGACATCTTCTTGCTACTTATTGGGCAAATGACGATAATGTCCGCAAAGCACTCCATGTGCGAGAG GGAAGCATCGGTGAGTGGCAACGATGCAATTATAAATCACCTTATACTCATGAAATTAAGAGCAGCGTCAAGAATCATATAGACCTTGGGATAGAAGGTTACCGCAGATTGATCTACAg TGGCGATCATGACATGGAGGTACCATTCTTGGGAACTCAAGCATGGATAAGATCTTTAAACTACTCTATTGTTGATGACTGGCATCCATGGCACTTTCAAGGTCAAGTTGCAGG ATACACGAGGACTTACTCTAGTCAATTGACATTTGCGACTGTAAAG GGTGGAGGGCACACTGCTCCTGGATACAGGCCTGCAGAATGTTTTGCCATGTTTAAAAGGTGGATAGTTCAAGAACCTTTGTAA
- the LOC18104568 gene encoding serine carboxypeptidase-like 3 isoform X9, with amino-acid sequence MDHQELLSNPVYISGDSYSGIIVPAVVQKISNGNNDGTKPLINLKGYTLGNPFTDPTFDLNSRIPFSHGMGLISDELYESLKKSCGGEYQSIDPKNSECLENLEARDKCISEIEESHILERKCPSVTPRLIDMFGKRRNLRENSQEFLHFKPDLPTIGCRTYGHLLATYWANDDNVRKALHVREGSIGEWQRCNYKSPYTHEIKSSVKNHIDLGIEGYRRLIYSGDHDMEVPFLGTQAWIRSLNYSIVDDWHPWHFQGQVAGYTRTYSSQLTFATVKGGGHTAPGYRPAECFAMFKRWIVQEPL; translated from the exons ATGGATCACCAAGAACTCCTCTCAAATCCAGTTTACATTTCTGGTGACTCCTACTCAGGCATCATCGTTCCAgctgttgttcaaaagattTCTAATG GGAACAATGATGGTACCAAACCACTAATAAATCTCAAG GGATACACACTTGGGAACCCTTTTACTGATCCTACTTTTGATTTGAACTCAAGGATTCCATTTTCTCATGGAATGGGACTTATTTCTGATGAACTCTATGAG TCACTGAAGAAAAGTTGCGGAGGAGAATATCAATCGATCGACCCAAAAAATTCAGAGTGTTTGGAAAATCTAGAGGCTCGTGACAAG TGCATTTCAGAAATTGAAGAGTCCCATATTTTGGAACGCAAGTGTCCTAGTGTTACCCCACGTCTGATAGATATGTTCGGCAAAAGAAGAAATCTCCGTGAGAACTCTCAAGAATTCCTCCATTTCAAACCTGATCTTCCTACCATCGGATGTCGT ACTTATGGACATCTTCTTGCTACTTATTGGGCAAATGACGATAATGTCCGCAAAGCACTCCATGTGCGAGAG GGAAGCATCGGTGAGTGGCAACGATGCAATTATAAATCACCTTATACTCATGAAATTAAGAGCAGCGTCAAGAATCATATAGACCTTGGGATAGAAGGTTACCGCAGATTGATCTACAg TGGCGATCATGACATGGAGGTACCATTCTTGGGAACTCAAGCATGGATAAGATCTTTAAACTACTCTATTGTTGATGACTGGCATCCATGGCACTTTCAAGGTCAAGTTGCAGG ATACACGAGGACTTACTCTAGTCAATTGACATTTGCGACTGTAAAG GGTGGAGGGCACACTGCTCCTGGATACAGGCCTGCAGAATGTTTTGCCATGTTTAAAAGGTGGATAGTTCAAGAACCTTTGTAA
- the LOC18104568 gene encoding serine carboxypeptidase-like 2 isoform X3: MARRCLPFLLLLQVWLQLASAHSIVKFLPGFQGPLPFHLETGYVGVDEAEDVQLFYYFIKSQRNPKDDPLLLWLTGGPGCSAFSGLAFEIGPIRFEEKECNGSLPTLVFNPYSWTQVSSIIFLDLPVSTGFSYARTPLALQRSDFKQVSQAEQFLRKWLMDHQEFLSNPVYISGDSYSGIIVPAVVQKISNGNNDGIKPLINLKGYTLGNPFTDFTFDLNSRIPFSHGMGLISDELYESLKKSCGGEYQSIDPKNSECLENLEARDKCISEIEESHILERKCPSVTPRLIDMFGKRRNLRENSQEFLHFKPDLPTIGCRTYGHLLATYWANDDNVRKALHVREGSIGEWQRCNYKSPYTHEIKSSVKNHIDLGIEGYRRLIYSGDHDMEVPFLGTQAWIRSLNYSIVDDWHPWHFQGQVAGYTRTYSSQLTFATVKGGGHTAPGYRPAECFAMFKRWIVQEPL; the protein is encoded by the exons ATGGCCAGACGatgccttccttttcttttgttattgcAGGTTTGGTTACAGCTTGCTTCAGCCCACTCCATTGTTAAGTTTCTTCCTGGGTTTCAGGGGCCCCTTCCCTTCCACCTTGAAACAGG GTATGTTGGAGTGGATGAAGCGGAGGATGTGCAGCTCTTCTACTACTTCATCAAGTCCCAGAGGAATCCTAAAGACGACCCTCTCTTGCTTTGGCTAACTGGTGGCCCTGGCTGCTCTGCCTTCTCTGGTCTTGCTTTTGAAATCG GTCCAATAAGATTTGAGGAAAAGGAATGCAATGGGAGCTTACCTACATTGGTTTTCAATCCATACTCATGGACACAG GTCTCCAGCATAATATTCTTAGATTTGCCTGTTAGCACTGGATTCTCCTATGCAAGAACCCCACTTGCTCTTCAGAGAAGCGACTTCAAACAAGTTTCGCAAGCTGAGCAATTTCTTCGAAAG TGGCTAATGGATCACCAAGAATTCCTCTCAAATCCAGTTTACATTTCTGGTGACTCCTACTCAGGCATCATCGTTCCAgctgttgttcaaaagattTCTAATG GGAACAATGATGGTATCAAACCACTAATAAATCTCAAG GGATACACACTTGGGAACCCTTTTACtgattttacttttgatttgaaCTCAAGGATTCCATTTTCTCATGGAATGGGACTTATTTCTGATGAACTCTATGAG TCACTGAAGAAAAGTTGCGGAGGAGAATATCAATCGATCGACCCAAAAAATTCAGAGTGTTTGGAAAATCTAGAGGCTCGTGACAAG TGCATTTCAGAAATTGAAGAGTCCCATATTTTGGAACGCAAGTGTCCTAGTGTTACCCCACGTCTGATAGATATGTTCGGCAAAAGAAGAAATCTCCGTGAGAACTCTCAAGAATTCCTCCATTTCAAACCTGATCTTCCTACCATCGGATGTCGT ACTTATGGACATCTTCTTGCTACTTATTGGGCAAATGACGATAATGTCCGCAAAGCACTCCATGTGCGAGAG GGAAGCATCGGTGAGTGGCAACGATGCAATTATAAATCACCTTATACTCATGAAATTAAGAGCAGCGTCAAGAATCATATAGACCTTGGGATAGAAGGTTACCGCAGATTGATCTACAg TGGCGATCATGACATGGAGGTACCATTCTTGGGAACTCAAGCATGGATAAGATCTTTAAACTACTCTATTGTTGATGACTGGCATCCATGGCACTTTCAAGGTCAAGTTGCAGG ATACACGAGGACTTACTCTAGTCAATTGACATTTGCGACTGTAAAG GGTGGAGGGCACACTGCTCCTGGATACAGGCCTGCAGAATGTTTTGCCATGTTTAAAAGGTGGATAGTTCAAGAACCTTTGTAA
- the LOC18104568 gene encoding serine carboxypeptidase-like 3 isoform X7: MARRCLPFLLLLQVWLQLASAHSIVKFLPGFQGPLPFHLETGYVGVDEAEDVQLFYYFIKSQRNPKDDPLLLWLTGGPGCSAFSGLAFEIGPIRFEEKECNGSLPTLVFNPYSWTQVSSIIFLDLPVSTGFSYARTPLALQRSDFKQVSQAEQFLRKWLMDHQEFLSNPVYISGDSYSGIIVPAVVQKISNGNNDGIKPLINLKGYTLGNPFTDFTFDLNSRIPFSHGMGLISDELYESLKKSCGGQYQTIDPKNSECLKNLEARDKCISEIEESHILLRKCPSDAPRPIEMMGNRRYLRENPQEFLHFKPDLPTIGCWNYGFLLGSYWANDDKVRKALHVREGSIGEWKRCNYNYTYEINSCIKYHIDLGIKGYRRLIYSGDHDMEAPFLGTQAWIRSLNYSIVNDWHPWHFQGQVAGYTRTYSSQLTFATVKGGGHTAPGYRPAECFAMFKRWIVQEPL, encoded by the exons ATGGCCAGACGatgccttccttttcttttgttattgcAGGTTTGGTTACAGCTTGCTTCAGCCCACTCCATTGTTAAGTTTCTTCCTGGGTTTCAGGGGCCCCTTCCCTTCCACCTTGAAACAGG GTATGTTGGAGTGGATGAAGCGGAGGATGTGCAGCTCTTCTACTACTTCATCAAGTCCCAGAGGAATCCTAAAGACGACCCTCTCTTGCTTTGGCTAACTGGTGGCCCTGGCTGCTCTGCCTTCTCTGGTCTTGCTTTTGAAATCG GTCCAATAAGATTTGAGGAAAAGGAATGCAATGGGAGCTTACCTACATTGGTTTTCAATCCATACTCATGGACACAG GTCTCCAGCATAATATTCTTAGATTTGCCTGTTAGCACTGGATTCTCCTATGCAAGAACCCCACTTGCTCTTCAGAGAAGCGACTTCAAACAAGTTTCGCAAGCTGAGCAATTTCTTCGAAAG TGGCTAATGGATCACCAAGAATTCCTCTCAAATCCAGTTTACATTTCTGGTGACTCCTACTCAGGCATCATCGTTCCAgctgttgttcaaaagattTCTAATG GGAACAATGATGGTATCAAACCACTAATAAATCTCAAG GGATACACACTTGGGAACCCTTTTACtgattttacttttgatttgaaCTCAAGGATTCCATTTTCTCATGGAATGGGACTTATTTCTGATGAACTCTATGAG TCACTGAAGAAAAGTTGCGGAGGACAATATCAAACGATCGACCCTAAAAATTCAGAGTGTTTGAAAAACCTAGAGGCTCGTGATAAG TGCATTTCAGAAATTGAGGAGTCGCATATTTTGTTACGCAAGTGTCCTAGTGATGCCCCACGTCCGATAGAGATGATGGGCAATAGAAGATATCTCCGTGAGAACCCCCAAGAATTCCTCCATTTCAAACCTGATCTTCCTACCAtcggatgttgg AATTATGGATTTCTTCTTGGTTCATACTGGGCCAATGACGATAAAGTCCGCAAAGCACTCCATGTGCGAGAG GGAAGTATAGGGGAGTGGAAACGATGcaattataattatacttaTGAAATTAACAGCTGCATTAAGTATCATATAGACCTTGGCATAAAAGGTTACCGCAGATTAAtctacag TGGCGATCATGACATGGAGGCACCATTCTTGGGAACTCAAGCATGGATAAGATCTTTAAATTACTCTATTGTAAATGACTGGCATCCATGGCACTTTCAAGGTCAAGTTGCAGG ATACACGAGGACTTACTCTAGTCAATTGACATTTGCGACTGTAAAG GGTGGAGGGCACACTGCTCCTGGATACAGGCCTGCAGAATGTTTTGCCATGTTTAAAAGGTGGATAGTTCAAGAACCTTTGTAA
- the LOC18104568 gene encoding serine carboxypeptidase-like 7 isoform X2, whose protein sequence is MARRCLPFLLLLQVWLQLASAHSIVKFLPGFQGPLPFHLETGYVGVDEAEDVQLFYYFIKSQRNPKDDPLLLWLTGGPGCSAFSGLAFEIGPIRFEEKECNGSLPTLVFNPYSWTQVSSIIFLDLPVSTGFSYARTPLALQRSDFKQVSQAEQFLRKWLMDHQEFLSNPVYISGDSYSGIIVPAVVQKISNGNNDGIKPLINLKGYTLGNPFTDPTFDLNSRIPFSHGMGLISDELYESLKKSCGGEYQSIDPKNSECLENLEARDKCISEIEESHILERKCPSVTPRLIDMFGKRRNLRENSQEFLHFKPDLPTIGCRTYGHLLATYWANDDNVRKALHVREGSIGEWQRCNYKSPYTHEIKSSVKNHIDLGIEGYRRLIYSGDHDMEVPFLGTQAWIRSLNYSIVDDWHPWHFQGQVAGYTRTYSSQLTFATVKGGGHTAPGYRPAECFAMFKRWIVQEPL, encoded by the exons ATGGCCAGACGatgccttccttttcttttgttattgcAGGTTTGGTTACAGCTTGCTTCAGCCCACTCCATTGTTAAGTTTCTTCCTGGGTTTCAGGGGCCCCTTCCCTTCCACCTTGAAACAGG GTATGTTGGAGTGGATGAAGCGGAGGATGTGCAGCTCTTCTACTACTTCATCAAGTCCCAGAGGAATCCTAAAGACGACCCTCTCTTGCTTTGGCTAACTGGTGGCCCTGGCTGCTCTGCCTTCTCTGGTCTTGCTTTTGAAATCG GTCCAATAAGATTTGAGGAAAAGGAATGCAATGGGAGCTTACCTACATTGGTTTTCAATCCATACTCATGGACACAG GTCTCCAGCATAATATTCTTAGATTTGCCTGTTAGCACTGGATTCTCCTATGCAAGAACCCCACTTGCTCTTCAGAGAAGCGACTTCAAACAAGTTTCGCAAGCTGAGCAATTTCTTCGAAAG TGGCTAATGGATCACCAAGAATTCCTCTCAAATCCAGTTTACATTTCTGGTGACTCCTACTCAGGCATCATCGTTCCAgctgttgttcaaaagattTCTAATG GGAACAATGATGGTATCAAACCACTAATAAATCTCAAG GGATACACACTTGGGAACCCTTTTACTGATCCTACTTTTGATTTGAACTCAAGGATTCCATTTTCTCATGGAATGGGACTTATTTCTGATGAACTCTATGAG TCACTGAAGAAAAGTTGCGGAGGAGAATATCAATCGATCGACCCAAAAAATTCAGAGTGTTTGGAAAATCTAGAGGCTCGTGACAAG TGCATTTCAGAAATTGAAGAGTCCCATATTTTGGAACGCAAGTGTCCTAGTGTTACCCCACGTCTGATAGATATGTTCGGCAAAAGAAGAAATCTCCGTGAGAACTCTCAAGAATTCCTCCATTTCAAACCTGATCTTCCTACCATCGGATGTCGT ACTTATGGACATCTTCTTGCTACTTATTGGGCAAATGACGATAATGTCCGCAAAGCACTCCATGTGCGAGAG GGAAGCATCGGTGAGTGGCAACGATGCAATTATAAATCACCTTATACTCATGAAATTAAGAGCAGCGTCAAGAATCATATAGACCTTGGGATAGAAGGTTACCGCAGATTGATCTACAg TGGCGATCATGACATGGAGGTACCATTCTTGGGAACTCAAGCATGGATAAGATCTTTAAACTACTCTATTGTTGATGACTGGCATCCATGGCACTTTCAAGGTCAAGTTGCAGG ATACACGAGGACTTACTCTAGTCAATTGACATTTGCGACTGTAAAG GGTGGAGGGCACACTGCTCCTGGATACAGGCCTGCAGAATGTTTTGCCATGTTTAAAAGGTGGATAGTTCAAGAACCTTTGTAA
- the LOC18104568 gene encoding serine carboxypeptidase-like 3 isoform X8, translating to MARRCLPFLLLLQVWLQLASAHSIVKFLPGFQGPLPFHLETGYVGVDEAEDVQLFYYFIKSQRNPKDDPLLLWLTGGPGCSAFSGLAFEIGPIRFEEKECNGSLPTLVFNPYSWTQVSSIIFLDLPVSTGFSYARTPLALQRSDFKQVSQAEQFLRKWLMDHQEFLSNPVYISGDSYSGIIVPAVVQKISNGNNDGIKPLINLKGYTLGNPFTDFTFDLNSRIPFSHGMGLISDELYESLKKSCGGQYQTIDPKNSECLKNLEARDKCISEIEESHILLRKCPSDAPRPIEMMGNRRYLRENPQEFLHFKPDLPTIGCWNYGFLLGSYWANDDKVRKALHVREGSIGEWKRCNYNYTYEINSCIKYHIDLGIKGYRRLIYSGDHDMEVPFLGTQAWIRSLNYSIVDDWHPWHFQGQVAGYTRTYSSQLTFATVKGGGHTAPGYRPAECFAMFKRWIVQEPL from the exons ATGGCCAGACGatgccttccttttcttttgttattgcAGGTTTGGTTACAGCTTGCTTCAGCCCACTCCATTGTTAAGTTTCTTCCTGGGTTTCAGGGGCCCCTTCCCTTCCACCTTGAAACAGG GTATGTTGGAGTGGATGAAGCGGAGGATGTGCAGCTCTTCTACTACTTCATCAAGTCCCAGAGGAATCCTAAAGACGACCCTCTCTTGCTTTGGCTAACTGGTGGCCCTGGCTGCTCTGCCTTCTCTGGTCTTGCTTTTGAAATCG GTCCAATAAGATTTGAGGAAAAGGAATGCAATGGGAGCTTACCTACATTGGTTTTCAATCCATACTCATGGACACAG GTCTCCAGCATAATATTCTTAGATTTGCCTGTTAGCACTGGATTCTCCTATGCAAGAACCCCACTTGCTCTTCAGAGAAGCGACTTCAAACAAGTTTCGCAAGCTGAGCAATTTCTTCGAAAG TGGCTAATGGATCACCAAGAATTCCTCTCAAATCCAGTTTACATTTCTGGTGACTCCTACTCAGGCATCATCGTTCCAgctgttgttcaaaagattTCTAATG GGAACAATGATGGTATCAAACCACTAATAAATCTCAAG GGATACACACTTGGGAACCCTTTTACtgattttacttttgatttgaaCTCAAGGATTCCATTTTCTCATGGAATGGGACTTATTTCTGATGAACTCTATGAG TCACTGAAGAAAAGTTGCGGAGGACAATATCAAACGATCGACCCTAAAAATTCAGAGTGTTTGAAAAACCTAGAGGCTCGTGATAAG TGCATTTCAGAAATTGAGGAGTCGCATATTTTGTTACGCAAGTGTCCTAGTGATGCCCCACGTCCGATAGAGATGATGGGCAATAGAAGATATCTCCGTGAGAACCCCCAAGAATTCCTCCATTTCAAACCTGATCTTCCTACCAtcggatgttgg AATTATGGATTTCTTCTTGGTTCATACTGGGCCAATGACGATAAAGTCCGCAAAGCACTCCATGTGCGAGAG GGAAGTATAGGGGAGTGGAAACGATGcaattataattatacttaTGAAATTAACAGCTGCATTAAGTATCATATAGACCTTGGCATAAAAGGTTACCGCAGATTAAtctacag TGGCGATCATGACATGGAGGTACCATTCTTGGGAACTCAAGCATGGATAAGATCTTTAAACTACTCTATTGTTGATGACTGGCATCCATGGCACTTTCAAGGTCAAGTTGCAGG ATACACGAGGACTTACTCTAGTCAATTGACATTTGCGACTGTAAAG GGTGGAGGGCACACTGCTCCTGGATACAGGCCTGCAGAATGTTTTGCCATGTTTAAAAGGTGGATAGTTCAAGAACCTTTGTAA
- the LOC18104568 gene encoding serine carboxypeptidase-like 3 isoform X6: protein MARRCLPFLLLLQVWLQLASAHSIVKFLPGFQGPLPFHLETGYVGVDEAEDVQLFYYFIKSQRNPKDDPLLLWLTGGPGCSAFSGLAFEIGPIRFEEKECNGSLPTLVFNPYSWTQVSSIIFLDLPVSTGFSYARTPLALQRSDFKQVSQAEQFLRKWLMDHQEFLSNPVYISGDSYSGIIVPAVVQKISNGNNDGIKPLINLKGYTLGNPFTDFTFDLNSRIPFSHGMGLISDELYESLKKSCGGQYQTIDPKNSECLKNLEARDKCISEIEESHILLRKCPSDAPRPIEMMGNRRYLRENPQEFLHFKPDLPTIGCWNYGFLLGSYWANDDKVRKALHVREGSIGEWKRCNYNYTYEINSCIKYHIDLGIKGYRRLIYSGDHDMEAPFLGTQAWIRSLNYSIVNDWHPWHFQGQVAGYTRTYSSQLTFATVRDGGHTAPADRPAECFAMFKRWINQEPL from the exons ATGGCCAGACGatgccttccttttcttttgttattgcAGGTTTGGTTACAGCTTGCTTCAGCCCACTCCATTGTTAAGTTTCTTCCTGGGTTTCAGGGGCCCCTTCCCTTCCACCTTGAAACAGG GTATGTTGGAGTGGATGAAGCGGAGGATGTGCAGCTCTTCTACTACTTCATCAAGTCCCAGAGGAATCCTAAAGACGACCCTCTCTTGCTTTGGCTAACTGGTGGCCCTGGCTGCTCTGCCTTCTCTGGTCTTGCTTTTGAAATCG GTCCAATAAGATTTGAGGAAAAGGAATGCAATGGGAGCTTACCTACATTGGTTTTCAATCCATACTCATGGACACAG GTCTCCAGCATAATATTCTTAGATTTGCCTGTTAGCACTGGATTCTCCTATGCAAGAACCCCACTTGCTCTTCAGAGAAGCGACTTCAAACAAGTTTCGCAAGCTGAGCAATTTCTTCGAAAG TGGCTAATGGATCACCAAGAATTCCTCTCAAATCCAGTTTACATTTCTGGTGACTCCTACTCAGGCATCATCGTTCCAgctgttgttcaaaagattTCTAATG GGAACAATGATGGTATCAAACCACTAATAAATCTCAAG GGATACACACTTGGGAACCCTTTTACtgattttacttttgatttgaaCTCAAGGATTCCATTTTCTCATGGAATGGGACTTATTTCTGATGAACTCTATGAG TCACTGAAGAAAAGTTGCGGAGGACAATATCAAACGATCGACCCTAAAAATTCAGAGTGTTTGAAAAACCTAGAGGCTCGTGATAAG TGCATTTCAGAAATTGAGGAGTCGCATATTTTGTTACGCAAGTGTCCTAGTGATGCCCCACGTCCGATAGAGATGATGGGCAATAGAAGATATCTCCGTGAGAACCCCCAAGAATTCCTCCATTTCAAACCTGATCTTCCTACCAtcggatgttgg AATTATGGATTTCTTCTTGGTTCATACTGGGCCAATGACGATAAAGTCCGCAAAGCACTCCATGTGCGAGAG GGAAGTATAGGGGAGTGGAAACGATGcaattataattatacttaTGAAATTAACAGCTGCATTAAGTATCATATAGACCTTGGCATAAAAGGTTACCGCAGATTAAtctacag TGGCGATCATGACATGGAGGCACCATTCTTGGGAACTCAAGCATGGATAAGATCTTTAAATTACTCTATTGTAAATGACTGGCATCCATGGCACTTTCAAGGTCAAGTTGCAGG ATACACGAGGACTTACTCCAGTCAATTGACATTTGCAACTGTGAGG GACGGAGGGCACACTGCTCCAGCGGACAGACCCGCAGAATGCTTCGCCATGTTTAAAAGGTGGATAAACCAAGAACCTCTGTAA
- the LOC18104568 gene encoding serine carboxypeptidase-like 7 isoform X1, which produces MARRCLPFLLLLQVWLQLASAHSIVKFLPGFQGPLPFHLETGYVGVDEAEDVQLFYYFIKSQRNPKDDPLLLWLTGGPGCSAFSGLAFEIGPIRFEEKECNGSLPTLVFNPYSWTQVSSIIFLDLPVSTGFSYARTPLALQRSDFKQVSQAEQFLRKWLMDHQEFLSNPVYISGDSYSGIIVPAVVQKISNGNNDGIKPLINLKGYTLGNPFTDFTFDLNSRIPFSHGMGLISDELYESLKKSCGGQYQTIDPKNSECLKNLEARDKCISEIEESHILERKCPSVTPRLIDMFGKRRNLRENSQEFLHFKPDLPTIGCRTYGHLLATYWANDDNVRKALHVREGSIGEWQRCNYKSPYTHEIKSSVKNHIDLGIEGYRRLIYSGDHDMEVPFLGTQAWIRSLNYSIVDDWHPWHFQGQVAGYTRTYSSQLTFATVKGGGHTAPGYRPAECFAMFKRWIVQEPL; this is translated from the exons ATGGCCAGACGatgccttccttttcttttgttattgcAGGTTTGGTTACAGCTTGCTTCAGCCCACTCCATTGTTAAGTTTCTTCCTGGGTTTCAGGGGCCCCTTCCCTTCCACCTTGAAACAGG GTATGTTGGAGTGGATGAAGCGGAGGATGTGCAGCTCTTCTACTACTTCATCAAGTCCCAGAGGAATCCTAAAGACGACCCTCTCTTGCTTTGGCTAACTGGTGGCCCTGGCTGCTCTGCCTTCTCTGGTCTTGCTTTTGAAATCG GTCCAATAAGATTTGAGGAAAAGGAATGCAATGGGAGCTTACCTACATTGGTTTTCAATCCATACTCATGGACACAG GTCTCCAGCATAATATTCTTAGATTTGCCTGTTAGCACTGGATTCTCCTATGCAAGAACCCCACTTGCTCTTCAGAGAAGCGACTTCAAACAAGTTTCGCAAGCTGAGCAATTTCTTCGAAAG TGGCTAATGGATCACCAAGAATTCCTCTCAAATCCAGTTTACATTTCTGGTGACTCCTACTCAGGCATCATCGTTCCAgctgttgttcaaaagattTCTAATG GGAACAATGATGGTATCAAACCACTAATAAATCTCAAG GGATACACACTTGGGAACCCTTTTACtgattttacttttgatttgaaCTCAAGGATTCCATTTTCTCATGGAATGGGACTTATTTCTGATGAACTCTATGAG TCACTGAAGAAAAGTTGCGGAGGACAATATCAAACGATCGACCCTAAAAATTCAGAGTGTTTGAAAAACCTAGAGGCTCGTGATAAG TGCATTTCAGAAATTGAAGAGTCCCATATTTTGGAACGCAAGTGTCCTAGTGTTACCCCACGTCTGATAGATATGTTCGGCAAAAGAAGAAATCTCCGTGAGAACTCTCAAGAATTCCTCCATTTCAAACCTGATCTTCCTACCATCGGATGTCGT ACTTATGGACATCTTCTTGCTACTTATTGGGCAAATGACGATAATGTCCGCAAAGCACTCCATGTGCGAGAG GGAAGCATCGGTGAGTGGCAACGATGCAATTATAAATCACCTTATACTCATGAAATTAAGAGCAGCGTCAAGAATCATATAGACCTTGGGATAGAAGGTTACCGCAGATTGATCTACAg TGGCGATCATGACATGGAGGTACCATTCTTGGGAACTCAAGCATGGATAAGATCTTTAAACTACTCTATTGTTGATGACTGGCATCCATGGCACTTTCAAGGTCAAGTTGCAGG ATACACGAGGACTTACTCTAGTCAATTGACATTTGCGACTGTAAAG GGTGGAGGGCACACTGCTCCTGGATACAGGCCTGCAGAATGTTTTGCCATGTTTAAAAGGTGGATAGTTCAAGAACCTTTGTAA